AAGCCTTTTTAGTCATCAGCATTAGGGTTGAGACAGTCACGGAGACCAAGTCGGTGACGACAATCCAGCCTGTTACTGTGGAATCATAGGTGATGCTCCTGAGGTCGACTACACGATGCGTGTCATGTGACACCCCAATTCCAAGAAGATATGTTTTCTAATTATTCCACTCACTAACTCTTAAATTTCTCTAGCGACGCGATAAGACGTACATCATGACGGCTAGAGAGGTGTCCAAACTGTGGTGCTCTGCTGCGCTCCCGGCCAGGGGCGGTAAGCTCTAAGGAGGAAGTTCGTGAGATTTTGGAATGCAGTCGCTGTGGATATAGTTATACGAGGTAAGGGTGCCGGTTTATGTTCTTACGACACTGTATTTCTTGATGTGGTGTTGAAAGTGAGGAAGAGGCACTGGTGATGGATGTGTTTATGTAATCGCTTATTTAGTGGTTTTTTGTTTTGTGTTTTTATGGATTTTGGGCTGGGTTTTTGGCGTGGTTGTTTGGCTGAGCGTGGTTATGTGGTGGGGTTGGAGAGGCTTGATTTGGATACTTTGGTTGGGACGGGTGTTTTGCCGCGTGATGGGGCTAGGGAGGCTTATTTGCTGTATAGGGATGATTTTGTGGAGGTGGTGGTGCTTGTCTATGATGATTTGCCTTCGAGGGGTTATTGTGCTAGGGTTGCGAGGCGGTGGAGGGAGAGGACGCTTTTCCGGCCTCTGTTGATATTCACTGACAACAGGTCGTCGTATGCCGCGGTGGTTAGGGGTGCTGGGCTTGGTGGGGAGGTTAGGCTGCTGCATCTGGAGGAGCAGCTTTATCGAACAGACTTGGAGGCGTTGAACTCTCTCAAACATCCCGGCAGCCCCGAGGAGTTGAGGAGAAAGTATGATGAGGAGTTCTTTCCCTATGAGAGGGTTAGGGAAGAGTTCTTTGAGCAGTATAAGGTGCTTTACGAGAAGCTTGTCGGAATTGTTAAGCCTTGTTTCGGGGATAAACGGGCTAAGGAGTATGCTCAGAGGTTTCTGGGCAGGCTGATGTTTCTCTATTTTCTGCAGCGTAAGGGTTGGCTGAAAAATGACAAGAGGTATATCGATAAGATTTCGGGGTTCAGGGAGCTTAACAGGCTCTTCTACGATATGTTGAACAAGCCGGGTGGTGGAGATGGGGTGCCTTATCTCAACGGCAGCCTGTTCGACCGGGAGAGCTATCTGACCGAAGATGTTGAGCGGCGGATTGAGAAGAAGATGGATAGTTTTTTCCATGAGGCGAGGGAGTTGTTTAACAGGTATAACTTCACTGTTGATGAGACGTCTTCTCTGGAGGTTGAGGTTAGCGTTGACCCGCTTCTGCTTGGAACTGTTTTGGAGAACATGCTTCCCGAGCATGAGCGTGGTGAAAAGGGGACCTTTTACACACCGGTGAGCGAGATAAGCTTCATCTGCAGGAAAGCTGTACAGGCTTGGCTTGGGCTTGAGGACAGGGTTGACCCGTCAAGCGGTAGGCTCGTCGACGGGCTTGAGGAGTACGTTAGGGGTTTGAAGGAGAGGCGGAACGATGCGGAGATTAGAGAGTTTAGGGAGAAGCTTCTCAGTGTTAAGGTGTGTGACCCGGCGGTGGGTTCTGGAGGCTTTTTGGTTGTGATGATGCAGACTATTCTCTCTCTGGTTCAGGAGGTGGAGGAGGCTTTGGGGTGGCGCGCGGACCCGGCTATCTACAAGTCCCGTATATTGCCTAACCTCTATGGTTTCGATATTGAGCCTGAGGCTGTTGAGATAGCTAGGCTTCGTCTATGGCTTTCCCTGATTGTTGACCAGAAGGTTCCGGAGCCTCTTCCCAACCTCGACCTCAATATTATGGTTACGAGTGATTCTTTGTCGCTGCCGGCTGGGGGGCAGTCGGTTATTGAACAATACTATTCTTCGAGCGAGATACGTGAGAAGGTTGACAGCCTTAATGAGCTTAGGAGAAGGTATGCGGTGGAGCATAATCCGGTGATGAAGAGGGAGCTTCAGAATCGTGTTGAGAGGGTTTGGCGTGAGTTGATGGAGTTGGCTGGTGGTAGGGAGGCGAGGGCTCTTCCGCTGGAGCTGATCATGATGTCTCGGCCTGATATTGTTGTGATGAATCCGCCGTATGTTAGGCAGGAGAAGATTCCGAAGAATGTGAAGGAGCATTATGTTAAGAGTTATGGGCTTGACAGGACCTCGGACATCTATGCGTATTTTATGGTTAGGGCCTTGAAGCTGCTGAATGAGCGGGGTGCTGCGGTGATAATTTCTTCAGACAAGTGGCTTGAGGTTGGATATGGGTTGAAGTTGCAGGAGGTGCTGAAGCCGTATCTGTTGGCGATTTATGGTCAGCGTGAGAGAAGTTTCGGCGCCGATGTCAACACGGTGATAACCATGCTTAGGAAAGAGAAACTGCCGGGCAACCATCCCATCCAGTTCATTTACCTCAGCAGATATGGTGGTGACGAGGTCATCAACTATAAATCAATACCCCGGGATAAGCTCAAGCCCGGAAAATGGTACTATCTTAGGGCGCCGCGGATATTTGAGGAGGTTCTGCTGCCTAAGCTAACCCATAAGCTGAAAGACTTCGCCGAAATAAAGTTCGGAATCAAGACGGGTGCTAACGAGTTCTTCTACATGAAGGACGTAACACACCTATACGAAGCAGACTACCTATCAAACCCAAGAAGATTCGAGCAATGGGGAGTAAAAGCAAAAACAGCAAAAGAACTACAACAACAAGAACTAATATACATAGAAAACGAAGCAGGAGAAAGATTCGTAATAGACAGGAAAGATGTGAAACCAATCATAAGAAGCCCAAGAGAGATAAGGAGCTACATAATTAAGGATGTGAGGACCCTATGTCTTTATACAGCCAACCCCGGAAGATACACGAGAAAATACATAACATGGGGAGAGCAGCAAGGCTACCACCAAAGACCAACATGCAGAGCAAGAAATCCATGGTGGGCACTACCACAATTCCAGCCAGCACATATTCTTTTGACATATCTTTCACAAGCCCGCTACTTTGTACCATTAGCTAGGGAGTCCGTCCTATGCGATCACCTACTATATGCGCTCTACACAAAAAACATTAATGAAACAACTACGTGGGTCTTTTTAAATTCGACGTTATTTTATGTAGTGGCTGAGCTGTTTTGTAGACGATTAGGC
The sequence above is drawn from the Candidatus Caldarchaeum subterraneum genome and encodes:
- a CDS encoding type II restriction enzyme, methylase subunit; the protein is MCLCNRLFSGFLFCVFMDFGLGFWRGCLAERGYVVGLERLDLDTLVGTGVLPRDGAREAYLLYRDDFVEVVVLVYDDLPSRGYCARVARRWRERTLFRPLLIFTDNRSSYAAVVRGAGLGGEVRLLHLEEQLYRTDLEALNSLKHPGSPEELRRKYDEEFFPYERVREEFFEQYKVLYEKLVGIVKPCFGDKRAKEYAQRFLGRLMFLYFLQRKGWLKNDKRYIDKISGFRELNRLFYDMLNKPGGGDGVPYLNGSLFDRESYLTEDVERRIEKKMDSFFHEARELFNRYNFTVDETSSLEVEVSVDPLLLGTVLENMLPEHERGEKGTFYTPVSEISFICRKAVQAWLGLEDRVDPSSGRLVDGLEEYVRGLKERRNDAEIREFREKLLSVKVCDPAVGSGGFLVVMMQTILSLVQEVEEALGWRADPAIYKSRILPNLYGFDIEPEAVEIARLRLWLSLIVDQKVPEPLPNLDLNIMVTSDSLSLPAGGQSVIEQYYSSSEIREKVDSLNELRRRYAVEHNPVMKRELQNRVERVWRELMELAGGREARALPLELIMMSRPDIVVMNPPYVRQEKIPKNVKEHYVKSYGLDRTSDIYAYFMVRALKLLNERGAAVIISSDKWLEVGYGLKLQEVLKPYLLAIYGQRERSFGADVNTVITMLRKEKLPGNHPIQFIYLSRYGGDEVINYKSIPRDKLKPGKWYYLRAPRIFEEVLLPKLTHKLKDFAEIKFGIKTGANEFFYMKDVTHLYEADYLSNPRRFEQWGVKAKTAKELQQQELIYIENEAGERFVIDRKDVKPIIRSPREIRSYIIKDVRTLCLYTANPGRYTRKYITWGEQQGYHQRPTCRARNPWWALPQFQPAHILLTYLSQARYFVPLARESVLCDHLLYALYTKNINETTTWVFLNSTLFYVVAELFCRRLGGGAKQIMVEDYEDMPVPNLNNLMIDFPVEILASNVPLQYSDEVKREERRMLDKAVLKALGFPENELDRLVDELHRAFVWVVEDRLIKSGRPLQAEEEQVAEVDQDN